A DNA window from Pogona vitticeps strain Pit_001003342236 chromosome 2, PviZW2.1, whole genome shotgun sequence contains the following coding sequences:
- the LOC110084473 gene encoding IQ domain-containing protein F6, with protein MLNFWKKVRAKICPCLSKPDETSEQSEDTEAGSSLVLAKQIQAAVIIQKWWRGVLVRRSLLQATLCALVIQRWWRHTFNKAQEERRIRALVMYIWPEKSTVLLQSMFRMWLMKTRYKKYQKAAQVIQNNWRRYSFRRESNVCSLDNLAHDGIDLNIEIVVG; from the exons ATGTTAAACTTCTGGAAAAAAGTCCGC GCTAAGATCTGTCCATGTTTATCAAAACCTGATGAGACCTCAGAGCAGTCAGAAGATACAGAGGCAGGAAGTTCCCTAGTTCTGGCAAAACAAATTCAG GCTGCTGTCATCATCCAGAAATGGTGGCGCGGCGTGCTGGTCCGACGCAGCCTGCTCCAAGCTACCCTTTGTGCCTTGGTGATCCAGAGGTGGTGGCGCCACACTTTCAACAAAGCCCAGGAGGAAAGAAGAATCAGGGCGCTGGTTATGTATATTTGGCCTGAGAAGTCGACCGTCCTCTTGCAGTCCATGTTCAGGATGTGGCTTATGAAAACCCGGTACAAGAAGTACCAGAAGGCAGCCCAGGTCATCCAAAACAACTGGCGGCGCTACAGCTTCAGGAGAGAGTCCAATGTCTGTTCTCTTGACAACCTGGCACATGATGGCATAGACCTGAATATTGAGATTGTCGTTGGgtaa